The Pseudomonas graminis region GTCTGCAATGGCTGGACGCGTTTGACGATTTCCGCAGGTTGCGACTCGCAGGCAATCTTGACCATCGACGCCGAATTGTCCGCCCCGATAATCACCCGGTTGGCTTTTTCGGCCAGTACTGGCCAAAAACGTCCGGCGCCACAGGGCAGGTCCAGCACCAGCCCCGGTTCGCCCGCTAGCGCCAGCGCGCGACGCGCCAGTTGTTTATCCCGGCGATCCGACAAGCGTCTTGCCAGTCCGTCGTTGTGTTTGCGTAGATACCTTTTAGCGTGTTCGTCGTCGTATTTACGCGAAAAATCCAGCTCGATCCGCTTGCTCATGGCTGCCTCTCCTTTGATAAGAGGGCCAAACTAAGCAGCGAAGCGTCACGCTCAGGTCAGATGAATGTGAAAAAAGCGTCCGGAAAAGTGAACAAATGTTACGAGATTATTCAAGAACTTAGGGCCAGCATACGGCCATGTCCCGGTCCATTTCAGCACCTTTACACAGGCTGTACATTTGTCGCCGGGATCCGCATGGGGTCTTTGCCAGGGCGCAAACCCATGTCTACGCTGAACCGGCAGCCGTTTGGCTCCATGGTGTCCAGGCTGACCGACCACCCCTGGTTTTCGCAGATGCGCTGCACCAACGACAGTCCCAGCCCCAGACCTTCGCCCCGTTGCTCGGTGCCGCGCACGAATGGCTGAAACATCGCCTCACGTTTTTCTTCCGGAATGCCCACGCCGGAATCCTCAACCATGAACCCGCCTTCGCGCAGCGTCAGGCGAATAAAGCCGATCTCGGTGTAGTGCAGCGCGTTGCGCAGCAGGTTGCCCATCACGGCGTAAAGAAAGGTCGCGTTGTAAGCCGTTTCGGAAGGCTCACCGGGCAAGTATTCCAGGGTCAGGCCTTTGCGTTCGATCGGTTCGCGCCACAGGCTGATCAGCTGTTGGGCAGCGCCGTGTAGGGTCAGCTGGGGATAAAGCGCCAGGTCATCGCGCTGGGTGCGGGCGAGCATCAGGAAGGTCTGCACCAGATCGCGCATTTCTTCGCAGGCCCTCGCCACGCGCTCGACCTGGGCCCGTGCGCGTTGGTCAAGCGCCGGGTTTTCCAGCAGCAGCTCACAGGAACTCGCCAGCACCATCAACGGCGTGCGCAGTTCGTGGCTGACATCACTGGTGAACATCCGCTCGCGGGTCAGCGCGTCACGGAGACGGCCCAGCGTGGCGTCAAAGGCCACCGCCAGCTCACCCACTTCGTCGGCGGCGTAGTCGGGGGCCAGGGGCGGCGCGAGGCCGAGCAACTGATCGCGATGACGCACCTGTCGCGCCAGCCGGACCACCGGCGCCATCACTCGACGCGCCAGTATCCAGCCGAGGAAAATCGCCAGCGCCAATGCCAGCACAAAGCCCACCAGCACGACGGCGAACAGCACGCGCTCACGCTCTTCGAAATCGCTTTGATCCTGGAGCAAGACATAGTGGCGACCGTCGACGATCTCAACCATGGCGTGGTACGACAAAGGCCCGCGAAACACTTCGTGAAAGCCCGGTTCAAGATGCCGCAGGTCCTTTGGCAGCTCGAAATCCCCCGGACCGCCGCTGAAGTAAAACAGCTGATCCGGCTCCGGGCGGTGGTTCCAGTCGTTGACGCTGTCCATCAGCAGCAGACGCGTCAGGTCGCCGCCCAGTCCTGCCGAAATCAGCTTTTCTTCGACCAGGTGCACCGTCGCGACGATACCCATCGCGAAGCACCCGGCAACCAGCGCGCTCATCAGCGCAAAGGCAATGATGATCCGTTGGGCGAGGCTCTGCTTAAACTCCATCACGCCCCTCTGCGAGGCGGTATCCGACACCATGGACTGTCTGCAACAGTGGTTTGG contains the following coding sequences:
- a CDS encoding sensor histidine kinase; amino-acid sequence: MEFKQSLAQRIIIAFALMSALVAGCFAMGIVATVHLVEEKLISAGLGGDLTRLLLMDSVNDWNHRPEPDQLFYFSGGPGDFELPKDLRHLEPGFHEVFRGPLSYHAMVEIVDGRHYVLLQDQSDFEERERVLFAVVLVGFVLALALAIFLGWILARRVMAPVVRLARQVRHRDQLLGLAPPLAPDYAADEVGELAVAFDATLGRLRDALTRERMFTSDVSHELRTPLMVLASSCELLLENPALDQRARAQVERVARACEEMRDLVQTFLMLARTQRDDLALYPQLTLHGAAQQLISLWREPIERKGLTLEYLPGEPSETAYNATFLYAVMGNLLRNALHYTEIGFIRLTLREGGFMVEDSGVGIPEEKREAMFQPFVRGTEQRGEGLGLGLSLVQRICENQGWSVSLDTMEPNGCRFSVDMGLRPGKDPMRIPATNVQPV